Proteins from a genomic interval of bacterium:
- the rocD gene encoding ornithine--oxo-acid transaminase — MTSAELIAMEEQYGAHNYHPLDVVIERAQGPWVYDVEGKRYLDCLAAYSAVNQGHCHPRLVKVIQEQAAKLTLTSRAFRNNLWPLFAKECCELLSYEMMLPMNSGAEAVETAIKTARKWGYLKKGVADGKAEIIVCAGNFHGRTTTIISFSDDPDGKDYYGPYTPGFVLVPYGDIEELKKAINKNTVAFLVEPIQGEAGVVAPPRGFLKQAAELCKANNVLLICDEIQSGLGRTGKMLASEHEGVKPDVITIGKALSGGMYPVSGVLSSREILGVFKPGTHGSTYGGNPLACAVSREALRVLVEEKLPENAAVLGEYLIGELRKIETPHIDFVRGIGLWVGIVLKENAGGARRFCVALKEHGILAKDTHAHIIRLAPPLVVTRAEIDWAVGVIRGVFQTL, encoded by the coding sequence ATGACGTCAGCAGAACTGATCGCCATGGAAGAACAATATGGCGCCCACAATTACCATCCTCTCGATGTCGTTATCGAACGCGCTCAGGGGCCCTGGGTCTACGATGTCGAAGGCAAACGCTATCTCGACTGTCTCGCCGCCTATTCGGCCGTCAACCAGGGCCACTGCCATCCGCGCCTCGTAAAAGTGATACAGGAACAGGCCGCCAAACTGACCCTGACCAGCCGAGCCTTCCGCAACAATCTCTGGCCCCTCTTTGCCAAAGAGTGCTGCGAGCTGCTCAGCTACGAGATGATGCTGCCGATGAACAGCGGCGCTGAGGCGGTCGAGACCGCCATCAAGACCGCGCGCAAATGGGGCTATCTCAAAAAGGGCGTTGCGGACGGCAAGGCGGAGATCATCGTCTGCGCCGGCAACTTCCACGGCCGCACCACCACCATCATCTCTTTCTCCGATGATCCCGACGGCAAGGACTATTACGGACCCTATACCCCCGGCTTTGTCCTCGTTCCCTACGGCGATATAGAAGAGCTGAAAAAAGCAATCAACAAGAACACCGTCGCTTTCCTGGTCGAGCCGATCCAGGGCGAGGCCGGAGTGGTCGCCCCGCCCAGGGGCTTCCTCAAGCAGGCGGCGGAGCTCTGCAAGGCAAATAATGTGCTGCTGATCTGCGACGAGATCCAGAGCGGCCTCGGCCGCACCGGCAAGATGCTCGCCAGCGAACACGAAGGGGTCAAACCGGATGTGATCACCATCGGCAAGGCGCTCTCGGGCGGCATGTATCCGGTCTCGGGCGTCCTCTCCAGCCGCGAGATCCTCGGGGTCTTCAAGCCCGGCACCCACGGCTCCACCTACGGCGGCAATCCCCTCGCCTGCGCGGTCTCGCGCGAGGCCCTGCGCGTCCTGGTTGAGGAGAAACTGCCGGAGAACGCGGCGGTGCTTGGCGAATACCTGATCGGCGAACTGCGCAAGATCGAGACGCCGCACATCGATTTCGTCCGCGGCATCGGCCTCTGGGTCGGCATCGTCCTCAAGGAGAATGCCGGAGGCGCCCGCCGTTTCTGCGTCGCCCTCAAGGAGCACGGCATCCTCGCCAAGGACACCCACGCCCACATCATCCGTCTCGCTCCGCCGCTGGTGGTGACCAGGGCGGAAATCGACTGGGCGGTCGGAGTCATCCGCGGGGTGTTTCAGACCCTGTAG
- a CDS encoding DUF362 domain-containing protein, translating into MRHRRYQNQSCHQQNLRKHSLWRRLLFIFFGLGSTLWFLIRVIPKPSRASYPCMRAAAPLASSFVVYLLGVAASLVSLRKARFQLQHSRYGKALLCIAAALLGLLLVISARHAPTFANTTLAGQTSNQPIGTARGIFPGRVVWVHDASATNEKANPALYGSGWFLSKNNNQDVIDRMLSTALRSLTGQTSDSASWDVVFRFYNREHGKGEVGYRPGEKILIKTNATSAWSGNYSTMDLSVLFNSSYGISETSPQLVLAVLRHLVRTVGVAEMDIFVGDPMKHIYKHCYDLWYAEFPRVNYVDHDYGSEKGRCKMTSEAAPSIFYSDKGKVLGSEARSDKLYSIFDDIEYLINIPTMKAHSFAGVTMFAKNHFGSHTRSSANHLHKGLVAANDQRGVPTRTGYGLYRVQVDLMGHKVLGGKNLILLMDALWSSDLEIGPPVKFRMMPFNDDWTSSILVSLDPVAIESVGYDILHTEFTAERGLNAFPQMSGVDDYLHQAASSDNWPAGIRYDPEDDGTPIASLGAHEHWNSSADMQYTRNLGTGNGIELVRFEKATAIESARAGKALAAEFRLLPNHPNPFNAATALNYQLTASGRVQLALYALTGQKIRTLVDEERPAGRYTVLWDGRDDDGNAAASGTYFCRLRVEREGRRFSDSRRLTLVR; encoded by the coding sequence ATGCGCCATCGAAGGTATCAGAACCAAAGCTGCCACCAGCAAAATCTTCGCAAGCATTCTCTCTGGCGGCGTCTCCTCTTCATTTTCTTCGGCCTGGGATCAACCCTGTGGTTTTTGATACGCGTTATCCCCAAGCCGAGCCGGGCAAGCTATCCCTGCATGCGGGCGGCCGCTCCCCTGGCCTCCAGCTTTGTGGTGTATCTCCTGGGTGTTGCGGCTTCCCTCGTGAGCCTGCGCAAGGCTCGTTTCCAGCTCCAGCATTCGCGGTATGGCAAGGCGTTACTCTGCATCGCCGCCGCCCTACTGGGGTTACTCCTGGTTATCAGTGCACGGCATGCGCCGACATTCGCCAACACTACCCTTGCCGGCCAAACTTCCAACCAGCCGATCGGAACCGCCCGGGGCATTTTCCCCGGCCGGGTGGTCTGGGTGCATGATGCCTCAGCCACCAACGAGAAGGCCAACCCGGCGCTTTATGGCAGCGGCTGGTTCCTCAGCAAGAACAACAACCAGGACGTGATCGACAGGATGCTTTCCACCGCGCTGCGCTCCCTCACCGGCCAGACCAGTGACAGCGCCAGCTGGGATGTTGTCTTCAGGTTTTACAACCGGGAGCACGGCAAGGGTGAGGTGGGCTATCGCCCCGGCGAAAAAATCCTCATCAAAACCAACGCCACCAGCGCCTGGAGCGGCAACTACAGCACCATGGACCTGTCCGTCCTTTTCAACTCCAGCTACGGGATCTCCGAGACCTCGCCTCAACTGGTACTGGCGGTTCTCCGCCATCTGGTCCGGACCGTCGGCGTCGCGGAAATGGATATCTTCGTCGGTGATCCGATGAAGCATATCTATAAACACTGCTATGATCTCTGGTACGCTGAATTTCCCCGGGTTAATTACGTCGATCATGATTACGGCTCGGAGAAGGGACGCTGCAAGATGACCTCTGAGGCAGCGCCGAGTATCTTTTATTCGGACAAGGGTAAGGTCCTCGGTTCGGAGGCCCGGAGTGACAAGCTCTATTCCATTTTTGACGATATCGAGTACCTGATCAATATCCCGACGATGAAAGCGCACAGTTTTGCCGGTGTCACCATGTTTGCCAAGAACCATTTCGGCTCCCATACACGCAGCAGCGCCAATCATCTGCACAAGGGACTGGTTGCCGCCAATGACCAGCGCGGCGTGCCGACCCGCACCGGCTACGGACTCTACCGGGTGCAGGTCGATCTGATGGGCCACAAGGTTTTGGGCGGCAAGAACCTGATCTTGCTGATGGATGCCTTGTGGTCATCCGACTTGGAGATCGGCCCGCCGGTAAAATTCAGAATGATGCCTTTCAACGACGACTGGACTTCGTCCATCCTCGTCTCCCTTGACCCTGTTGCCATCGAATCGGTGGGCTATGACATTCTCCATACCGAGTTCACCGCCGAGCGCGGCCTTAATGCCTTTCCACAGATGAGCGGAGTGGATGACTATCTGCACCAGGCTGCAAGCTCCGATAATTGGCCTGCGGGCATCCGATACGATCCGGAGGACGACGGGACACCCATCGCCAGTCTTGGCGCTCATGAGCACTGGAACAGCAGCGCGGACATGCAGTACACGCGCAATCTGGGCACTGGCAACGGCATCGAACTGGTCCGCTTCGAGAAAGCGACCGCCATCGAATCAGCCCGGGCAGGAAAAGCCCTCGCCGCTGAATTCAGACTGCTGCCCAACCACCCCAACCCCTTCAATGCCGCCACCGCACTGAACTACCAGCTGACGGCATCCGGCCGGGTCCAGTTGGCTCTTTACGCTCTCACGGGACAAAAAATTCGAACCCTGGTCGATGAGGAGAGACCCGCCGGCAGGTACACGGTACTATGGGACGGCCGGGATGACGACGGAAATGCCGCCGCAAGCGGCACCTATTTCTGCAGGCTGCGGGTAGAGCGGGAAGGCAGGCGCTTTTCCGACTCCCGCCGGCTGACCCTGGTGCGTTGA
- a CDS encoding DUF1801 domain-containing protein, protein MAKNDLKTRVNDASVVAFLESITDEQKRNDSFEILEMMKKITREEPKMWGASIIGFGSYHYKGKGGREGDWMVTGFSPRKQNLVLYLMGGFDANTELLEMLGKFTTGMGCLYIKKLADVDRKILEALLQASYKRMKQQYK, encoded by the coding sequence ATGGCCAAAAACGATCTGAAAACAAGAGTGAACGATGCCAGTGTAGTGGCCTTCCTCGAAAGCATCACCGATGAGCAAAAACGGAACGACTCCTTCGAGATCCTCGAGATGATGAAAAAGATCACTCGGGAAGAGCCAAAAATGTGGGGGGCGAGCATTATCGGTTTTGGCAGCTATCACTACAAAGGCAAAGGCGGGCGTGAGGGCGACTGGATGGTGACCGGATTCTCGCCGCGCAAGCAGAACCTGGTACTCTACCTGATGGGCGGCTTTGACGCCAACACGGAGTTGCTCGAAATGCTTGGCAAGTTCACGACTGGTATGGGATGTCTCTATATTAAAAAGTTGGCGGATGTGGACAGGAAGATCCTGGAAGCGCTGCTGCAAGCTTCTTATAAGAGGATGAAACAGCAATACAAATGA
- a CDS encoding J domain-containing protein: MNYKDYYKILGVSQNASPEEIKKAYRKLAFQYHPDKNKGDKAAEEKFKEINEANEVLSDPEKRKKYDQFGADWKQYEQAGARPGGFDWSKYASGFGRQRSGGDPAEAFGRNFSGDGMGDLFEMLFGQRFDQQTGRSRRVLKGQDFEAETTLTLEEAYTGTTRVIQLEGQTIRVNIKPGIADGQVLRIPGKGGPGLSGGPNGDLYLTLRIAPHAIFQRKGDDLYCEVPVDLYTAVLGGKALVHTLKGAVKADIARGTRNGAVLRLRGLGMPVYGKKDAFGCLFGTIVVQLPEHLTPQEVELFEKLASLRK; the protein is encoded by the coding sequence ATGAACTACAAAGATTACTACAAGATTCTGGGCGTCAGCCAGAACGCCTCCCCCGAAGAGATCAAAAAGGCTTACCGCAAGCTCGCTTTTCAGTATCATCCCGACAAGAACAAGGGCGACAAGGCCGCTGAAGAAAAATTCAAGGAGATCAACGAGGCCAATGAAGTTCTCAGCGATCCGGAAAAACGCAAAAAGTATGACCAGTTCGGCGCGGACTGGAAGCAGTATGAACAGGCGGGGGCCCGGCCTGGCGGTTTCGACTGGTCAAAATACGCCAGCGGCTTCGGCCGGCAGAGAAGCGGCGGCGATCCGGCCGAGGCCTTTGGGCGCAATTTTTCCGGCGACGGCATGGGCGATCTCTTTGAGATGCTCTTCGGCCAGCGCTTCGACCAGCAGACCGGGAGGTCACGCCGGGTCCTCAAAGGCCAGGATTTCGAGGCGGAAACGACTCTGACACTGGAGGAAGCCTATACCGGCACCACCCGGGTGATCCAGTTGGAGGGGCAGACGATCCGGGTGAACATCAAGCCCGGCATCGCCGATGGGCAGGTCCTGCGTATCCCCGGCAAGGGCGGCCCCGGCCTGAGCGGCGGACCGAATGGCGACCTTTATCTGACCCTGCGGATCGCTCCACATGCGATTTTTCAGCGCAAGGGCGATGATCTCTATTGCGAGGTGCCGGTCGATCTCTACACTGCTGTGCTCGGCGGCAAGGCCCTCGTGCACACCCTCAAAGGCGCGGTCAAGGCCGACATCGCCAGAGGGACCCGAAACGGGGCGGTGCTGCGGCTGCGTGGACTGGGCATGCCGGTATACGGCAAGAAGGATGCGTTCGGCTGCCTTTTCGGGACCATCGTTGTGCAGTTGCCAGAACACCTCACGCCGCAGGAGGTCGAGCTTTTCGAAAAGCTGGCTTCGCTGCGCAAGTGA